In the Nitrospirota bacterium genome, one interval contains:
- the acs gene encoding acetate--CoA ligase, protein MPEEKSIQVLMSEKRTFPPSEEFSGKAHIKSMEEYEKLYKRSVDDMEGFWGEIAEKNITWYKKWDKVLEYNFSKPEIKWFPGGKLNASVNCLDRHLKAGRRNKAAIIWEADDSSYKTYTYGQLHLEVNRFANVLRKNGIRKGDRVAIYMPMIPELAVAMLGCARIGAIHSIVFGGFSSNALRDRIQDCGARMVITSDHGVRGGKNVPLKANADLAAEECPTVEKIIAVKRTDGATMKEGRDLWWHEEMEAEDISNYCEPEQMDAEDPLFILYTSGSTGKPKGVLHTTGGYLVYTNLTFKYIFDYHEEDTWFCTADIGWVTGHSYIVYGPLSEGATSLMFEGVPTYPNPGRFWEICDKHGVNQIYTAPTVIRALMKEGEKWVDKYDLSSLKLLGSVGEPINPEAWMWYHTHVGKGKLPIVDTWWQTETGGILITPLPGAMTLKPGSANRPFFGVVPKIVKQDGSASGVNEGGYLLIEKPWPGMIRGTYGDPEQKRVKEVYFSQFPGNYLSGDGARFDEDGDYWLMGRIDDVINISGHRLGTAEVESALVSHEAVAEAAVVGYPHDIKGEGIYVYVTLKEGREPSEDLKKKLIGHIRKEIGPIATPDKMQFAPGLPKTRSGKIMRRILRKIAKGDVGDLGDTSTLADPSVVDNLVKERL, encoded by the coding sequence ATGCCGGAAGAGAAATCAATTCAGGTCTTAATGTCAGAAAAAAGGACATTCCCGCCTTCAGAGGAGTTCAGCGGAAAGGCGCACATCAAGAGCATGGAAGAGTATGAAAAGCTATATAAACGTTCAGTTGATGATATGGAAGGCTTCTGGGGAGAGATCGCTGAAAAAAATATTACATGGTATAAAAAGTGGGACAAGGTTCTTGAATATAACTTCAGCAAGCCTGAAATCAAGTGGTTCCCCGGCGGAAAGCTGAACGCCTCGGTCAACTGCCTTGACCGCCACTTAAAGGCAGGGAGAAGAAATAAGGCGGCGATCATATGGGAGGCTGACGACAGCTCATACAAGACCTATACTTACGGGCAGCTTCATCTTGAGGTGAACAGGTTCGCCAATGTGCTCAGGAAGAACGGCATCCGCAAGGGTGACAGGGTTGCGATATATATGCCTATGATACCGGAGCTTGCGGTCGCAATGCTCGGATGCGCGAGGATAGGCGCTATTCACAGTATCGTATTCGGCGGGTTCAGTTCAAATGCTCTCAGGGACAGGATACAGGACTGCGGCGCCAGGATGGTCATCACATCAGATCATGGAGTAAGGGGCGGGAAAAATGTTCCCCTTAAAGCAAATGCCGACCTGGCTGCTGAGGAATGTCCGACGGTAGAAAAGATAATAGCGGTCAAGAGGACTGACGGCGCTACAATGAAAGAAGGCCGTGACCTCTGGTGGCATGAAGAGATGGAAGCAGAAGACATAAGCAATTACTGCGAACCCGAGCAGATGGATGCTGAAGACCCGCTCTTCATTCTGTACACATCCGGATCAACAGGAAAGCCCAAGGGTGTGCTCCACACAACAGGCGGTTACCTGGTCTATACAAACCTAACCTTTAAATACATATTTGATTATCATGAAGAAGACACCTGGTTCTGCACAGCAGACATCGGCTGGGTCACAGGTCACAGCTACATTGTCTACGGGCCTCTTTCAGAAGGGGCAACGAGCCTTATGTTTGAGGGCGTGCCTACATATCCGAATCCCGGAAGGTTCTGGGAGATTTGCGACAAACACGGAGTAAACCAGATATACACGGCCCCGACCGTCATCAGGGCGCTTATGAAGGAAGGCGAAAAATGGGTGGACAAATACGATCTCTCTTCTCTTAAACTCCTCGGTTCTGTTGGCGAGCCGATAAATCCTGAGGCATGGATGTGGTATCACACGCATGTAGGCAAAGGTAAACTTCCGATAGTTGACACCTGGTGGCAAACCGAGACAGGCGGCATCCTTATAACGCCGCTTCCGGGCGCAATGACGCTCAAGCCCGGTTCTGCAAACAGGCCGTTCTTCGGTGTCGTTCCTAAAATAGTAAAACAGGATGGTTCCGCTTCCGGTGTTAACGAAGGAGGATATCTCCTCATTGAAAAGCCATGGCCCGGGATGATCAGGGGTACATACGGCGATCCCGAACAGAAACGCGTTAAAGAAGTTTACTTCTCGCAATTCCCGGGGAATTATCTCTCGGGCGACGGGGCGAGATTTGATGAGGACGGCGATTACTGGCTTATGGGCAGGATCGATGATGTCATTAATATCTCAGGCCACAGGCTCGGCACCGCAGAGGTTGAGTCAGCGCTCGTCAGCCATGAAGCTGTTGCTGAAGCGGCAGTTGTCGGGTATCCTCATGATATCAAGGGTGAAGGCATCTATGTTTATGTCACGCTTAAAGAAGGGCGGGAGCCTTCCGAAGACCTTAAAAAGAAATTGATCGGCCATATAAGAAAGGAGATCGGCCCCATTGCAACGCCGGATAAGATGCAGTTTGCCCCCGGCCTGCCTAAGACAAGGAGCGGAAAGATAATGAGAAGGATCCTAAGAAAGATAGCCAAGGGTGATGTAGGCGACCTCGGCGACACATCAACCCTTGCCGACCCCTCGGTTGTGGATAATCTTGTGAAGGAGCGGTTGTAG
- a CDS encoding DUF362 domain-containing protein — MAKVIIRNASYDYKTLKPAFFDLFDAVAGGMVQKGSRVLIKPNFLAPAPPDKAIVTHPLIIKAAAEYVLYMGAHPVISDSPATGSFEKILVESGARSALEGLDVEFSEFKKSVSIEAGKPFGKIEIAEEALNADLFINLPKLKTHSQMLLTLGVKNLFGCIVGMKKPEWHLRAGMERELFARLLVRIYQAVKPSVTIIDGILGMEGQGPGRSGEPREIGIIAGSRDTVALDIALCRMLGIKPEKLLTNKIAIEYGLADEEVEIEGTMPEIRDFKFPQTTSGMFGPKRFHSFMRSHLTQRPVCNDKMCKLCGECWKYCPAKAISRAKKRIDFNYEKCIRCYCCIEVCPHGALRAKETMPGMIARRCLKM, encoded by the coding sequence ATGGCAAAGGTAATAATCAGGAACGCGTCATACGACTATAAGACATTAAAGCCGGCTTTCTTTGATCTCTTTGACGCAGTGGCAGGAGGTATGGTTCAGAAGGGAAGCCGTGTGCTGATAAAGCCGAACTTCCTTGCTCCGGCACCTCCTGATAAGGCGATAGTAACCCACCCTTTGATCATTAAAGCGGCTGCGGAGTATGTGCTTTATATGGGCGCTCATCCAGTTATCTCGGACAGCCCTGCCACGGGCTCTTTTGAAAAGATACTTGTTGAGAGCGGGGCCAGAAGCGCTCTTGAAGGCCTTGATGTTGAGTTTAGCGAATTTAAAAAAAGCGTCTCTATTGAAGCAGGCAAACCATTCGGCAAGATCGAGATAGCTGAAGAGGCGTTGAATGCCGACCTCTTCATAAACCTCCCGAAATTAAAGACCCATTCGCAGATGCTCCTTACGCTTGGAGTAAAAAACCTCTTCGGCTGCATAGTCGGGATGAAGAAGCCCGAATGGCATTTGAGAGCGGGCATGGAGAGAGAGCTCTTTGCAAGGCTGCTCGTCAGGATCTATCAAGCTGTCAAACCCTCTGTAACAATAATCGACGGGATCCTCGGGATGGAGGGACAGGGGCCCGGCAGGAGCGGTGAGCCGAGGGAGATCGGCATAATCGCAGGCAGCCGGGACACCGTAGCTTTGGATATCGCTTTATGCAGGATGCTTGGGATCAAACCTGAGAAGTTATTGACCAACAAGATCGCTATTGAGTATGGGCTGGCAGATGAAGAGGTTGAGATCGAAGGGACGATGCCTGAGATAAGAGATTTTAAGTTTCCGCAGACAACCTCAGGAATGTTCGGCCCGAAAAGGTTTCACAGCTTTATGAGAAGCCATTTAACCCAACGGCCTGTATGCAATGACAAGATGTGCAAACTCTGCGGTGAATGCTGGAAGTACTGTCCCGCAAAAGCGATAAGCCGCGCAAAAAAGAGAATTGATTTTAACTATGAAAAATGCATAAGGTGTTACTGCTGCATAGAGGTCTGTCCCCACGGCGCCCTGAGGGCAAAAGAGACTATGCCCGGGATGATAGCAAGAAGATGCCTGAAGATGTAA
- a CDS encoding acyltransferase codes for MKTGVFQFDTAFGEKDRNLKKVAAALKDIDLQLLVLPELFATGYQFRSHDEVAELSETVKGGQTTEFLCDMSREKGIYIVAGLPERGGDKFYNSAVLTGPEGLIGTYRKTHLYFEETLYFTPGDTGFRVWDTKIGKIGVMICYDWFFPESLRCLAVEGAEIVAHPSNLVLPYCPDSIHVRALENRVFTVTANRIGIEDRTSGKPLKFIGRSLIVSPYGKVLAKASDRDEAIIVADINPSDARDKSMNVYNDIFGDRRPDMYGALLKR; via the coding sequence ATGAAAACGGGCGTCTTTCAATTTGATACGGCATTCGGGGAAAAAGATAGGAACCTGAAGAAGGTTGCGGCTGCATTAAAAGATATTGACCTTCAGCTCCTTGTCCTGCCGGAGCTTTTTGCCACAGGCTACCAGTTCAGGTCACATGATGAGGTGGCGGAACTTTCTGAAACTGTTAAGGGCGGGCAGACAACAGAGTTTCTCTGTGATATGTCCAGAGAAAAGGGCATCTATATCGTTGCCGGGCTTCCTGAAAGGGGCGGAGATAAATTTTATAACTCTGCCGTGCTCACAGGGCCTGAAGGATTGATAGGCACATACCGCAAGACCCATCTCTATTTTGAAGAGACATTATACTTCACGCCCGGAGATACAGGCTTCAGGGTGTGGGATACAAAGATAGGGAAGATAGGTGTCATGATCTGCTATGACTGGTTCTTCCCGGAATCATTGAGATGCCTTGCCGTTGAGGGCGCGGAGATAGTCGCGCACCCTTCAAACCTTGTGCTTCCATACTGCCCTGATTCCATACATGTAAGGGCGCTCGAGAACAGGGTATTCACTGTCACCGCAAACCGTATCGGCATTGAAGACAGAACAAGCGGCAAGCCGCTGAAGTTCATAGGAAGGAGCCTGATAGTTTCACCATATGGAAAAGTGCTGGCAAAGGCGTCTGACAGGGATGAGGCAATTATAGTCGCAGATATCAATCCTTCGGACGCCAGGGACAAATCAATGAACGTTTATAATGATATTTTTGGCGACAGAAGGCCGGATATGTACGGAGCCCTGCTTAAAAGATAA
- a CDS encoding cytochrome b/b6 domain-containing protein produces the protein MSEGDENKIIDDIPVSEKILRFRKSERSLHWALAVPFLVCMATALVMVIVYNPDPQRPYRALFSWAHRISGMFLIFLPLIAVMKSKGDHRIYFYNIRQAWVWTIEDLRWLSLMGLAAVSKKFVLPEQGKFNAAEKINFMNLMATYPLYILTGLLVWLTDVAFISWVLHFLMAMIVVPLIAGHIYMALINPASRIGLEGMITGFVDRHWAKHHYTKWYREHYEDDRPTDRER, from the coding sequence ATGAGCGAGGGTGATGAAAATAAGATTATAGATGATATCCCGGTTTCAGAAAAGATATTGCGCTTCAGAAAATCAGAGAGGTCTCTGCACTGGGCGCTGGCGGTGCCGTTCCTCGTATGCATGGCAACAGCGCTTGTGATGGTCATCGTCTACAACCCTGACCCGCAGCGTCCTTACCGCGCGTTGTTCTCCTGGGCGCACAGGATATCAGGCATGTTCCTGATATTTCTTCCACTTATAGCGGTGATGAAAAGCAAAGGGGATCACAGGATATATTTTTACAACATAAGGCAGGCATGGGTCTGGACGATTGAAGACCTGAGATGGCTCTCACTCATGGGGCTTGCCGCAGTAAGCAAAAAGTTCGTGCTCCCTGAGCAGGGCAAGTTCAATGCCGCGGAAAAGATCAACTTCATGAACCTCATGGCGACATACCCGCTTTACATACTGACCGGCCTTCTGGTATGGCTGACCGATGTCGCTTTTATATCATGGGTTCTGCATTTCCTTATGGCGATGATAGTCGTTCCGCTGATAGCAGGACATATCTATATGGCGCTGATAAATCCCGCAAGCCGCATCGGGCTTGAAGGCATGATAACAGGCTTTGTTGACAGGCACTGGGCAAAACATCATTACACCAAATGGTATCGGGAACATTATGAGGATGATCGGCCGACTGATCGTGAGAGGTGA